The following DNA comes from Cyprinus carpio isolate SPL01 chromosome A4, ASM1834038v1, whole genome shotgun sequence.
ccaaaaacaaaacatacatttttatttattctgtaatGTTTGCCCTTGAATAATAATGATGCATAATGTATTTGTGTAACGTGTTTGTACATGTACTGTATTATCATTCataatacaactaaaattaaaggGCATACATTACATAATTCTAAAACCTATATATTAACATgcatttgttattaataaaaaaattatacaaataaataagaacatattgcatttatttggtgtaatgcattaGGCCATACTGTAtgtcttttatgtatttttctctttACATACATTATTCTcaatacaactaaaattaaaggacatattgtattttgtgtaatgtatttatatatttacacgtttgttcttaaataataaaaggtattacaaaaataaaattattattattattactattattattattattcctacaTTTGCAGCAAATGTATCCATAATTGCTATATAACCTATATTAtcctatttaatatttttgaagaaaaaaaaaaaactcacatgtCGAGCCAGCAACTGGGCTTTCTTTCCCTTCCAGAAGCTCCCCGTAAACAATAGCAGCTTGTTCCAATTTAACTGGGCTTTTTTCCCttccagaaaaaaacaatagcagCTCCATAGATCCTCAgatagtaaaaacaaacaaacacacccacatcAACAGGCTAAAAACACCCCAAATACAGCAAtgttacagaaacaaaaataaccagCAAGCACCCATGCTAGGGAGAACATACAGTTAgccattattgcaaaataaatcagaTCTTTTGTATCATACCGAAGGAGTTTGTTTTGTGATcccatttttatactttttttgctAAGTGGGTaatatttcccaaaaaaaaaaaaaaacacaaaattacagaatacacacacacaaagcaatgtAGGAAATCAGTAACTAATTTATAgatagcaggaaaaaaaaaaagaggaacacATCTTGACAGAATGTGTTTGACCAATCAGAAGTAAGAATTCCAGACAGCCATGTAAACGGACACTGACAAGTcctttataataaaaatcaaaacaaatgtacaaaaaccacaaaacactgACTACAGAGCAGAAGACAGTTTCAGGTGCAGCACAAACCTCATCCTATGGTTTCTTTTGCATCCCAATAATGAGGCCAGATCCAGCAAGCTCTCAGTGTCCTGTGTGGACAGGTAACAGGAATGTTGTCTTGTGTTGCAGAAGTTCCTCCGGACGTCCTCTCTCTGCAGACTGTGCAGGACATATTGCACCTGGAGTATCAAGCTCAGACGTTTCCTCTCTTCTTCAATCCTCATCAACTTCTCTTGTCGAGCAGCTTTCCGCTGAGCCTTTATTAACTATGGAGAAATCAGAAGAGCCAGTGAAATATGCAGAACTGTTTGATTTCGCGCTGTACTTTACAAATGCATGAACCTTACATCTTGAGTGAGTGCACCAATGGTCTTCTGGAGCTCTCTGGCAAATTTAAGATTATGGATCACCTCATCGTACTTCCCCACAGCTTCCTACAACATTACCACACATCTGTCATGCTGAAACGAGCCCCATTTCCCAAGATGCAACACATAAAATGAAGAACGATTACCAGTTGGTCTGGATTTAGTTTGTCCCCCTTCTTCAGCCTCTCACTGTAGCTTTCCAGTTTCAGCTGTAAGAATAAAGAGTAGCTTTGTTTTACGCACACAGACAGGAGTGAAGCACATTGGGGTTCCTTCATGCGGTTTCCAcctaaataacataataaaggcACCTTCTTTTTCTCAATGTTGCGGATCTTGTGCTTGAGGCAGATGAGGCTGTCCTCAATGTATTGCTCATAGCCGTAATAGGTGGTCGTTGTGGCGGGGTTAAAGGCGAGCTGGAGGGCGGTAAGCATTCGAGGGGACTCAGATTTAGGGCTGCCCTGGTCATCTTCCTTCTCCACGGTCAACTCAGTCGGCGTTAATGTCTCTATAGTCCGAGATGGTGACAGCTGAACCATGATCTTGGTCTCTCTGAAGCAGAGGGGGAAATGAACATAAAGGTCACACTATTTATTGTGGATCTAAAAAGAGATGTTTATAGCCATGCTCAGAATGGAATATTAGGTAATGTATTATGGAGTAAGATAAGACGAATATATAATTCACATTGCCtaatttttccccaaaaaaataaataaatccacaccACAATAGTCATACAGCATCACACAAACTCAAAATACAtgtgcaggtatttttttttaagttattccaCAACCAAAAGAGTCTAATAATACGGGCTCATGTGATGGAAGTGACCCTCACTGGGCAATGTAgaataaaaccaaatttaagaTCACCAATAATCTCCATTTAttagtaaattgttattttagtttcactaagatactattatagttttattaatagtttataaACATCATATTAAGGCATTTAATATTTGACGTTTTTATTTTAATCGTTAAAGTTCTAGtaatgttgttgtgtgtttgtcatttttattgggTTTGTCAGATTTGattaagtcaatttttttttattttatttcagtacaaCAAGTTCAACTAATTGAAAATGAGAAGTGTTTCTACAGCAAGAGATGATCTAGCTGAAATAattaaagttaacattttatatacacatgggtgagtaaatggaaaaaaaaaattgtgaactcaatacatttttatattatacatttatttttctatatttatttcccTATTCAGTTTTCTGTTCTTAagtgattatttaaaattaacctttaaatgtctgttcacttttttttttatgcctgtGCTATGATACATAAATATCTCCTTTGCCTTTAAGTTAAAAGCATGCATCAGGCAATAGACTGTATCCTGGTGCAGTTCAGTTCAGTCATTCAATGACAATCAAAGAATCTCAGCACAAAGGGTTGAGAAGAAAATCTCAGCATACATATACTGTAAAGTTAAACACAAAAGGCACAGCCTGAACAGTGTATAGCTCAATTATATGAGCTAAAACCTTCCCTGGTGTCTGGACATTCGCCAGTGTTCACCATGACATGGCGTTTACATGCTAGAACACAAATGcaacattaaaaagcaaattaaCCCTGCAAATCACCATGTAACATTAAAACTGTGGTCGTTTACTGTCAGCCATTTACAAATGTCGTCTAATGCAATTCTGTCGCTCGTAAACATTGGCTATGCATCCAGTTGATCACCAAATGAAGGTAAAATATCTTGCATTTGAAAAACAGCAGTAACAACAGTGCAAAATGCAACTTTTTAAGACTTTATCCGACACGAGTTTGATGCTTTTCAGAATAATCCTGGCCAAACAGCGTCGACGCGGTGCCACCACCCAAAAGCACGCGCATTGAACGCAAATAAGTTGCTAGAGGACGAATAAAGCCACAGATGCACGTGACAACATAACACACAGGTGCAATGAGCAAAGCATCCGCAGAAATCTCACCGACCTCATGCGTCTctgccggtgtgtgtgtgtttgctgcgtTTCAGATCGTTAAGATGACTTGGGTGGAAAGGCTGCTCATTTAGAGTCAAAGCAAACGAGGTAGCCTTTCGATGAGCTGGTGGAAAGACGATATAAAGCGGTGGGAAACAGAAAGGACAGACCGCAGCCACCTCTCATCATTTTATGCCCTCAGAGCACAGGAAACCCATCAGCTGGCGGAGCAATCATGACGTCACAGCCAAACATAGGACAGTCCACGCGCGCAGTCTcagcacgctctctctctcacgctctcagctatctatctatctatctatctaacatttacattacaaataatatatatatatatatacattataaatatatacaaatatatatatatatatatatatataatataaataaatgctcatTTGGGGTTCaacaaacattttgtattatctgTTAAAAAGATCTTAAATCATAGCAGAAAATTTTACATTAATCTTTGaagtcaaaaaaaaagtaatgactttatatgttgcatgcactgcaaaaaaataaataaatgaatataccCTATTCCTCAGTATTTATGTCTTGTTATTTTGAGAAATTATATGTAGTTAAGtataaaataagaacaatatctgccaatggggtcagaaaaataaacttgttttccctttgaattaaatttatttctctGAGCCCACTGGCAggtgtttgttgttgttcacTTAATTTTAAGGAATTTCTTTGTGTCcccttaaaagtcttaaatttaccttcataaaacctgcagaaaccctctTATTAGTATATGTTGAAAACAgacgcttaatatttttgtgaaaactgtgatacttttgtcagaattgaaaagttcaaaagaacagcatttacttgaaacattataaaagtgtttgctgttcaatttaatgtgtccttgctgaatgaaagtatttatttctttttactgaCCAAAACAATGGTAGCCTATTTTTCccccctgggaattgaacccacaaccttggtgTTGCAAGCACCAAAAACACCAGCCACCATCTATCTATTACTCTATATAGCGCATTTAATGTGCTGGCATGACCTAACTATAGGTTCAATTCCCAAGGAATGCATGTATTAGTTCAATATGAATGCAAGTTGTTGtcaaatgcatacatgtttaCACCAATGCACATAACAAGTGTAACCATCACAAGTTACATTTATTGAGGAacaagtaaaaagtacaatatgtaaaaaaatacaaaacctgcTTTATATATCTCTAGTAATGTGAATACAAAGTGCATAGCTACCATACATGCCTGTAGCACTACAACTAAAGGACTAGTCTAAGGAAAGATATGCAGGCATTAGAAACCctcaaacaaaagtaaaaaaataatcaaatatttgtaCTTagcataaactaaaaaaaaattctttacagCTGTCCATTTTTTACAGCTGTCCGGTCCTGAAGTTCTCCATAATGTTTAGTGAGTCTCGGCTGACAATCTGTGATGTGTAAAAGCGTTTTCAGTCCATATTGCAGTGTTGTTAGGACAGTTCAGTCCTATGACGAAATCAGATGAGACTTAAAAAGAAAAGaccacaagaaaaataaatataaaataaataagagtatTCATAATAACTGTTGTTCAGTCTTACACATCTTATATTTACAAAAAGCGGCGTCATAGAGATGACACTATAGGAATCCCCATGTAGGTGCTTCACCTGAACAGATGTTATTTACCACAAATACAGTAATTGTTCATAGCATTCTGTGATGTGGCATATACACACTAAAGCCATAAGCTGCCACCATCAAAATACCCATTTCAAAACGGAGCATATATTAGAGAtaagaattaaaattaatgtacAATGGAGTGTTTTGTGTGAAACAAATGAGCTCTCTAGCGCTACCCCTAGGAAATTAAACAGAAGTATGTGTGCGTCAATGTAATTTGTACAATCCAAGACAGCCAAGGCtatcataaacaataaaattattacagaaaCCGGCAGGACAGaccttttgaaacaaaatattttgggaTATTTAGTATGAATACTCCTTATATGAAAGCTTATTacacacaagtcatttataatgaaaatgtacaaGCTGACTTGAAAAAGTTTTCCCTGGCATAAagaggcaaaaaaacaaacaaacaaaaacgacCAAAAAATTCAGAACATATGCTCAATTCTTTCATGACAGTAAAAAAGAAGTAGTATCTGTCATtgtaaaaaacacagtatttaCACATGTATATAAGATGATTGAATAAATAGCAAAAATGTTGGGCTTTCTGGCTTTGAATGAGACAATATTGAAAATATCCAATTCTAAAAAATAGCTGAAGACAATTAAATCCCTGTAATAACTAAAGAACAATGACATCTTGAGATGCCACGTTGTAGTCAAAGCCtgatttcatttttgttcttttcttgtATTTATCTACAAAAATATATTGGGACTGTCTCAAAATGTGccctattattattaaattatgttgcaactagttgcaaaacaaaataaaaagaaatacaaatcttttgaaaAATGCCATGCAAAATTCATGCAAATTTTCATCAAGACAATAGTTTCCTTAGCGTTCATGCTCTTTTCCATTAACCTTAAATCGAATCTACACTTTTGGATATTTACATTAGTACACTGAATACAGGAGTGTTGATAGCCAGGCATTATTTTTGGTTGGCCATGCCCAGTCTGCCTCAGCACCACAGAAATGCTGTCTGGGGAAACGTTTGCAGTAAAACACTATGAGTTGAGTTGAGTTAGTTGCCTGTTAGAGGCTGAATACAGACATCCTGCACTGAAATCAGGGTTTAACAGTGACAGTTCACCCTAACACCCTACTCACCTTCACATCATCACACGTCACTTTCCTTACATTAAACTCAAAAAATGAGTTTTTCAAGAATATCATGCAGTATCTTTTCTGTATAATAAAAGTGAAGGGGAACTGAAgcagtcaagctccaaaatgacaaaaaagcactgtaaaaattTCTTTAATGTAGTCCATATGACATAAACTTTGGTTTATCGCTATCTTATGGCTATAAAAGACTTGGAACATAGAGCACAGCTCaatttttaagataattttgGGGTGCTTTAGTCagtttggagcttgacagcttcagtccccattcacttccattatgtTGAATAAAGCAGCTAGATGTTCTTcaaaaactcacttttttttgttccacaaaaaaaagaaagaaattgaaagaggtttggaacagcatgagggtcaACGACAGAAtaatgacacattaaaaaaaaaaaaaaattaggtgacctgtccctttaaataaaacCAAGAGGAAAAATCAGAGTACACTGTAACAATAAAGACaaagatagaaaaaaataaatatataaaaggcaAAGGTCTTCTCTAAATAATCACTATATCCCAGCAAAATGGTGGAACATCATCTTCACTGAGCTAGAATTTAGCAGATGCTGCTTGCTGTATACTAAATACTGTACACTAAGTGCAGAGAGACAGTCTCCCCAAAGGAAGGGCAGAATAGTGCTCAAGGGTACAAAAGTGACAGCGTAGGATTGTGGTCACTGTCTAGATTTCTATGCATGATGTATGTAGATCCAGCATTCTGTGTTTGAGCAGAATAGCAAAAAAGGACACTCATTTTCTCTGGTCTACAAAACAAAATCCTTATAGGAAACGAAACAGTGTGGTACCAGGCTCTGGCAAACAAGGACGCCAGTTCAGTTTGATAAATAAAGGTTGATTTGACTgcaaaggaaatgaaagagacaCATTCTCAGCAAGGAAGAAAGAAACAGGAAAAGACGAACAAGGATCCAGCTGCTCTTGAATCGAAGGCAATCCGAGAGAACGTCTTTGAGAGTGTCTGAGGGATTTCGACTCTCGAAGGCTTCCTAAGAATGCCAAATCAGTACTGTGGGGATGTGGCATCACCACACCTCATCCACTTCCTGCTCCATTTTTATTTGAGGAGAGGAGTGCGGTTGAATGGACGAGAGAATTTCTTGACTGCTCTGCACTTCCTCTTTCTCAAGGTCACcgtcttcctcctcttcctcctcctcttcttcttcctcttgctCTTGCTCCTGTTTTTTCTGACAGCAGGGCTTGTAGAGATGAGGGTCAATCAGAACCTCCCCAAAGCGACCTTTATAGATGATGCCACAACATACCCGCTGCCTAGAGAGAATTGTAAATCAACTCATTTaacttaaaaagtattaattatgaTGAAAAACAAAAGGTCAAACTCATAAATCAGACCaatttaaagtaaagtaaagaccTTTTCCAGTATGTCAGGTCCAAGAAGGAGAAGACTGGAGAGCGGGCGGAGCCAGGAGTCAACTCCGAGTCAGAGCCTTCGTCTGATTGGTTACTGTAGCTGGGCGACTGGGCGGGGCTGGTGCTGGAGGTGGTGCTGTGAGCATCTGAATCTGTTAAAATGATCATGTCAAAGAAATCATTTAATAAGGAACATGTTAAGAtgcatttcatgttgtttttgtaatgtaaatatgtGATCGTGTACTCACTGTGTCTCTTCAGTTCCTTCTGGACTCTGCTGAGCTGGTTCGGTCTGATCCGTGAGGACAGGGATTTGACTTTCTTTGACTTCACTGTGGTTTTCAGACTGGGTCCCCCTCGCGCATCAACCACCTGATAACAATAACAATCCTCAGACTGTGATGGAAATTCATTTGTTTatagttatttcatttattttcatatattagtTATAAGCAAAGgagtaaatatatattcatttctcTAGAGTTATTATGGGTCAGGTTcattgtctgtttatttatttattatataattgttttatatttgttctaaacacaacaataaatacatttactgtatattaatttgtatttttaggcattatattatattagatcaCAGGTCaggtttataattattttgatttatttactgtcatttaaTATAATGcctaaaacacaaattaatataaatggttttgtttagaactaataaaatatattacattggtcagaattataatattttttatcatatttgtttgcattattgattctgttattttccattattattactatgaagctgctttgaaactatgttttatttaaagcaagACTTTAGtcatatacttattatatattatattatattatataatattataggtCAGGTTTATAATTTgttacttatgtatttattgccatataattaaaatgatattagttataaacaaggcaataaataataatgattatattattatcattattattattaattattaagatCAACTAAAACAGGTTATCTGTAATCAGTGGGCCCAAATATGAACTGCATTAGCTTCCATTCAAAGTAGGGACTACTACCATGTAATACTATGTAGTAATACTATTATAATGACATAATTAACATCTTAGGGAGTTTCCACTGCAGCTAAAGTTCACTTGTTCACTAAGGGTGTTTCTGTGCAAGGCTGCTTTGGAACAATGCGTATTGAACCGAAAAGACTTCATTGTGATAAATAAGAGGCTGTGTGAGTGTGCACATGCACACCCCGGTTGGAGCTGGGAGAATGGTGAATTTGACGGAGCTTACATGATTCCAGTTCTTCTTGGAACCGACGGGAAGCTTCTTCCAGCGTTTCACCAGCAGAACACAAGCATTGCAGATTTCACCAGAGCGAGTCTCCCCTAAACTAGAGAAGTATCCCATTGTATATCATTGTAATAATAGGAGAATGCatatgaaaatcaataaaaatataaaaataaaaataaaaataaaaaaaaatatatatattattactaaaattattattctaaaagAAAAGGTCTGAACGCTTGACTGGAGATACATTATACAAATCCTCACTGTTATTAAACCAGGCAGATGTCAATACCATGTTATTACAGAGGAACCACAAGCACACAAGATACCCAACTCACCCAAAGCAGCTCTGAAAGTCTCTCTCATAGCGTTTGCTGTCAGTGAAACGAGAGCTGGAGGATTTTGCCCTGCAGATGCAGCATCCATCAAGGCTGCGGTACATCTTCGGCTTATGAAAGCCAAACATCTGTGACACATGAGTAAGACAGAAGTAAAACAACTTTCTATTTGATACTTCTGCTGGTTCAATGAGTTTACACAAGATTTTAAACGCACCTGGAACTTAATTTGCtgcaaaaagtaccatggtaagCACAAACAACTAAATCTACTGATACACACAATTCTAATGatgataattagaaatgtttcttgagcagaaaatcagcatattagaatgatttctgaagagtgaCACTaaagtaatggctactgaaagttcggctttgccatcacaggaataaatcacactttaaaatatattaaaattgtaaagtttttttttaaattgtaataatatttcagaatattactgtctgtaagcataagagacttctttcaaaatcatttatcgtaaatcttaattattccaaacttttgaccagtcgtgcatgcatgtgtatattacctagctatatatactgtaataataaaacatttacaaataattgttcAAGTCATGGAAATCATGGTTAAAAATACGCaaaaagaatatgaaaatatttattgacattttaacGTTGTGTCATTTTCATCAGAGTATTGCtctatatgcattttatatatttgtgtacacacacagagagagaggcctataataaatgtatagtgttaataaatgtattaataaatattacatacataacTATTAATAGATTATAttagagaaagagcgagagatgAAATATGGGTTATCAGTCATCATCGCGTCAGTGGGATAAGAGCACAATCAATGGAAACAGTGCTCGGTCTTATATAACCTCGGTGCTGATAGAGCCGGACACCGGTGGCCTCGCGCGTCGACACTGATCGGTGACAGCAGCGGTGCCCTCGCGAGGCATCAAAGTCGTACATTATCACTGGGTCATTACAGAAGACGCATCTGTCCGATGTCTATAGGAAGcctctggtattttttttttttttttttttcatttttaatgacagcctatatatgtatattaatatttcataatatttctaaaattatgCACTGTACTGTAGTGCGAGAGTTGAACTTGCGCGTGTATATTCTGCCTCTGACGCAATTCAAACATGGCAACGCGTTTGAGAGGAGAGGAGGGGCAGAAAATGGGGGCAAGAAAGTAACGCGATGCCGTTACGGAAACCTTGACCAAAAGTGCCATTAACACATCTAAATGTGTCGTCTA
Coding sequences within:
- the LOC109071420 gene encoding SIN3-HDAC complex-associated factor-like translates to MFGFHKPKMYRSLDGCCICRAKSSSSRFTDSKRYERDFQSCFGLGETRSGEICNACVLLVKRWKKLPVGSKKNWNHVVDARGGPSLKTTVKSKKVKSLSSRIRPNQLSRVQKELKRHNSDAHSTTSSTSPAQSPSYSNQSDEGSDSELTPGSARSPVFSFLDLTYWKRQRVCCGIIYKGRFGEVLIDPHLYKPCCQKKQEQEQEEEEEEEEEEEDGDLEKEEVQSSQEILSSIQPHSSPQIKMEQEVDEVW